The proteins below are encoded in one region of Leptospira noumeaensis:
- a CDS encoding efflux RND transporter periplasmic adaptor subunit yields the protein MPKYLALYLLFFFSLSCNSKPEENRPRIASFHAIQDGEIIKKSEGELPSTITLANAEYRNLGAGLSVPVRISVVCVSSKEANFSYHFETEEQSVIYSDYLKSKAALYGAKKSYSRLKYLVENQAAAGKELNDAQVQLQQMAASMEENLNRLRMQGIPIEKLSKLTPGNILIVGDIPETKLNRVKLQSKLHIKFSAFPGEKFETRVDSISDVIDPVSRTVKVIIITKNTANQFKPGMFGTGQVELENIEALSVPNEAIILIGDTSYIFKQIDPSSFQRIQVETGIETEDYTQILSGLKMNDRVVSHGSTLLKGLSFGY from the coding sequence ATGCCCAAATATCTCGCGCTCTATCTTCTATTCTTTTTTTCCCTTTCCTGTAATTCAAAACCCGAAGAAAATCGACCGCGAATCGCCAGTTTTCATGCCATCCAAGACGGGGAGATCATCAAAAAATCGGAAGGGGAATTGCCTTCCACAATTACACTTGCCAACGCCGAATATCGCAACTTAGGTGCTGGCCTTTCCGTTCCGGTTCGAATTTCAGTCGTTTGTGTTTCTTCAAAGGAAGCAAATTTTTCCTATCATTTTGAAACCGAAGAACAATCCGTCATCTATTCCGATTACCTCAAAAGCAAAGCAGCTCTCTATGGGGCCAAAAAATCTTATTCTCGTTTGAAGTATCTGGTAGAAAACCAAGCAGCAGCCGGAAAGGAACTAAACGATGCCCAAGTCCAATTACAACAAATGGCAGCATCGATGGAAGAAAATCTGAATCGTTTGCGGATGCAAGGAATCCCCATTGAAAAACTATCCAAACTAACACCTGGAAATATTTTGATTGTAGGAGATATTCCTGAGACAAAACTAAACCGAGTCAAATTACAATCAAAACTTCATATTAAGTTTTCCGCATTTCCAGGAGAAAAGTTCGAAACACGCGTTGATTCTATTTCCGACGTGATTGATCCAGTCAGCCGAACAGTCAAAGTCATCATCATTACAAAAAACACTGCAAACCAATTCAAACCAGGTATGTTTGGGACAGGACAAGTTGAGTTAGAAAACATTGAAGCACTTTCTGTTCCCAATGAAGCAATCATTCTGATTGGTGACACTAGTTATATTTTCAAACAAATTGATCCTTCTAGTTTCCAAAGAATCCAAGTGGAAACAGGAATCGAAACAGAAGATTACACGCAGATTTTATCTGGACTAAAAATGAATGACCGAGTGGTTTCCCATGGTTCTACATTATTAAAAGGACTAAGTTTCGGTTACTAA
- a CDS encoding MBL fold metallo-hydrolase: MKKITLILVLFIAITVFDCKAFGKDPDGEHYEKLKTSKHFDKERDQFVNRRPDVLEKMRGNQNFFSLFFKFMFGGDKHQKPDLKLPEEKPDFAEFLKPDESIKFIWFGHSTFLVNIEGKILFFDPVFSESAAPFSFMVKRFQDAVVKLEELPNIDYIIISHDHYDHLDMKTIEFFKTKSTKFITPLGVISHLREWGVSDDRLTELDWWQTLNLGKLKIVCTPAQHFSGRRGMNGNKTLWSSWTIIGEKERFYFSGDSGYDVHFKDIGDKFGPFDLTFIENGQYNPMWEAVHVLPEQTAKAHLDLKGKKLVPVHWGMFNLSLHSWYEPAESLEKQAEIYKIDLLTPKFGQIVKVREPNLMERWWKKFMPSE; encoded by the coding sequence TTGAAAAAAATCACCCTGATACTGGTATTATTTATTGCCATCACAGTATTTGATTGTAAGGCCTTCGGGAAAGATCCTGACGGAGAACATTACGAAAAATTAAAAACATCGAAACATTTTGACAAAGAGAGAGACCAGTTTGTCAACCGTAGACCAGATGTTTTAGAGAAAATGAGAGGAAACCAAAACTTCTTTTCTCTTTTCTTTAAATTTATGTTTGGTGGAGATAAACACCAAAAACCAGATCTTAAATTACCAGAAGAAAAACCAGACTTTGCTGAATTTTTAAAACCGGATGAAAGTATCAAATTCATATGGTTTGGGCATTCCACCTTTCTTGTAAACATCGAAGGGAAAATTTTATTTTTTGATCCCGTGTTTTCTGAATCAGCGGCGCCATTCAGTTTTATGGTAAAACGTTTCCAAGATGCTGTGGTCAAATTAGAAGAATTACCAAACATCGATTATATCATCATTTCACATGATCATTATGACCATCTGGATATGAAAACCATCGAATTTTTCAAAACCAAATCTACAAAGTTCATCACACCTCTGGGAGTTATTTCTCATTTGAGAGAATGGGGTGTGAGTGATGACCGCCTAACCGAACTTGATTGGTGGCAAACCTTGAATTTAGGGAAACTTAAAATTGTTTGTACACCGGCCCAACATTTTTCGGGAAGGAGAGGGATGAATGGAAACAAAACCCTTTGGTCTTCTTGGACAATCATTGGAGAAAAAGAAAGATTTTATTTTAGCGGGGATTCCGGATACGATGTGCACTTTAAAGACATTGGAGACAAATTTGGTCCGTTTGATCTGACCTTTATTGAAAACGGACAATACAATCCGATGTGGGAGGCGGTGCATGTTTTGCCAGAACAAACGGCAAAAGCACATCTAGACTTAAAAGGCAAAAAACTGGTTCCTGTCCACTGGGGGATGTTCAATTTGTCTTTGCATAGTTGGTATGAACCTGCCGAATCTTTAGAGAAACAAGCCGAGATTTATAAAATTGACCTACTCACACCCAAATTTGGCCAAATTGTCAAAGTGCGTGAACCTAACCTAATGGAACGTTGGTGGAAAAAATTTATGCCTTCGGAATGA
- a CDS encoding RNA polymerase sigma factor yields MNDKSYIELLNQAKAGDLRAWTVLQNRFSGFANKFASKILNDEDLSQDVVQESFWDLYQNLEKITSPAAFPTLLKRVLIKHGDRILRKKENQNLVFVDPNQIDQNSEELHSSYLEKECYETIFKNLKKLDLADQRLVELYYYKNYSLVEISKSEGKTLSFIKKRHIHVKKILRHGIGEKFRPEANSDFLMVA; encoded by the coding sequence ATGAATGACAAATCCTATATAGAACTTCTGAACCAAGCAAAGGCTGGAGATCTACGAGCCTGGACCGTTTTACAAAATCGGTTTTCTGGTTTTGCTAACAAATTTGCATCTAAGATTTTAAATGACGAGGATCTTTCCCAGGATGTAGTACAAGAATCTTTTTGGGATCTGTATCAAAATCTGGAAAAAATAACATCTCCTGCTGCCTTCCCCACTCTTTTAAAGAGAGTGCTCATCAAACACGGAGATCGAATTTTGAGAAAGAAGGAAAATCAGAATTTGGTTTTTGTCGATCCAAACCAAATAGATCAAAATTCGGAAGAATTACATTCCTCTTATTTAGAAAAAGAATGTTATGAAACAATTTTTAAAAATCTAAAAAAGTTGGATCTAGCGGATCAGAGATTGGTTGAACTTTATTATTATAAAAATTATTCGCTTGTAGAAATTTCAAAATCAGAAGGCAAAACCTTATCATTCATTAAAAAAAGGCATATTCACGTCAAAAAGATTCTCCGACACGGAATTGGTGAGAAGTTCCGACCAGAGGCTAACTCTGATTTTTTAATGGTAGCTTAG
- a CDS encoding efflux RND transporter permease subunit — translation MGFIHYSLKNSPVVLFCFLMICGFGIYSVTHLKIDAYPDVSDTEVIVITKFDGRASSEVEKLVTIPLERALTGIPGLTTTRSQSIFGLSVIRLTFKDHTDEYFARNQVNERLKSIPLPEGTEVPELGPLTSPVGEILRYAIEGDGMPTMELRSIQDWELSPRIQQIQGVADVITFGGDIKEYQIEINPINQDKYNVFLRDLVLAIEENNANTGGNIFKHGNQAIPVRALGAIENEKDIENIIVTEKKDIPIYVKDIGKVRVIPHPPKGILGYRLKSGKEVNSGVQGIIMMRKGENPTEVLKLVKEKIKSLESFLKNKGIRIRILYDREELVSNTLKTVVRTMMEGITIVMIVLIFLLGNYRVALAVALTIPFSLLFSFCLMHLIEIPANLLSLGAIDFGIIVDSSIVIIEGIITTIAISSATKKKSSLDEMIQRSSGHTEKEVFFSIAVILCAYLPIFLFERVEGKLFKPMAFGLAFTLIGALLFSLTVLPVIFSKFFQDEHRRQTKEFFVLTHARSYFIQFLHSFLEHSKKIISRIYVIVILLLCFVFWGLGTEFLPELDEGAINFRCKLPTGIHLDRTANVANLLREVVGEFPEAKVVITQSGRNDDGTDPFGPNRIEGLITLEDYSKWKTVKSKSEMVELLKEKFERMVPGAKFSFSQPILDNVAEAVTGSAADLSIQLSGRDVSVLWQKATEIESALEKIHGVSAIGIEQEGPNTELVISIDREAAARAGINFSDIQDITEIAVGGKEISKLYLDNHIYNITVRYPEEYRTSVNSIGNINIKSKYESKYPLSSVAKLELKEMPAKIARKNGTRMVSVGINIEGRDQGGFVNEAKKIVENQIKLPSDVEIQWGGQFENLTRASKRLMLAVPLTFAIILFILYLMFHNIFDSLLVMSSIPVAALGGLSFLFFRGMHFNVSSGVGLISLFGISIMGGVLFVSNFNHEKETKPVKDKETLKALLLHVSELQFRPRFLTLTTAIIGLLPAMLTNEIGSDIQRPMATVIVGGLLFTLIIGNFTIPLLCYLNEQRKLRNV, via the coding sequence ATGGGCTTCATTCATTATTCACTTAAAAATTCGCCTGTCGTATTATTTTGTTTTTTAATGATTTGTGGATTTGGAATTTATTCCGTCACCCATCTTAAAATTGATGCTTATCCAGATGTTTCCGATACAGAAGTCATCGTCATTACTAAATTTGATGGCCGCGCATCTTCTGAGGTTGAAAAACTAGTTACCATTCCCTTAGAACGTGCGTTAACTGGGATTCCTGGTCTCACAACAACTCGTTCCCAAAGTATCTTTGGACTTTCTGTCATTCGTTTGACCTTCAAAGACCATACAGATGAATACTTTGCAAGAAACCAAGTTAATGAAAGATTAAAATCCATTCCATTACCCGAAGGAACTGAAGTTCCGGAACTAGGGCCTTTAACTTCTCCTGTGGGAGAAATTCTACGGTATGCCATAGAGGGAGATGGAATGCCTACGATGGAACTTCGAAGCATCCAAGACTGGGAACTTTCCCCTCGTATCCAACAAATCCAAGGTGTTGCCGATGTCATTACGTTTGGTGGTGATATCAAAGAATACCAAATCGAAATCAATCCAATCAACCAAGACAAATACAATGTATTCCTAAGAGATTTAGTTTTAGCGATTGAGGAAAACAATGCCAATACTGGTGGTAATATTTTTAAACACGGGAACCAAGCCATTCCTGTGCGAGCCTTAGGTGCTATTGAAAACGAAAAAGACATAGAAAACATCATCGTTACGGAAAAAAAAGACATTCCTATCTATGTGAAAGACATTGGAAAAGTAAGAGTCATTCCTCATCCACCCAAAGGAATCCTTGGATATCGTTTGAAATCAGGGAAAGAAGTTAACTCCGGTGTCCAAGGCATCATCATGATGCGAAAAGGAGAAAACCCAACAGAGGTTCTAAAACTCGTAAAAGAAAAAATCAAAAGTTTGGAAAGTTTTTTAAAGAATAAAGGAATACGAATCAGAATTTTATACGACCGCGAAGAACTGGTATCCAATACTTTAAAAACTGTAGTTCGCACCATGATGGAAGGAATCACAATCGTTATGATTGTCCTTATTTTTCTTTTGGGAAATTACAGGGTAGCACTCGCAGTTGCACTCACCATTCCATTCTCTTTATTATTTTCTTTTTGCCTCATGCATTTGATAGAAATTCCGGCAAACTTACTTTCTTTAGGTGCCATTGACTTTGGAATTATAGTCGATAGTTCCATAGTGATCATTGAAGGGATTATCACAACGATAGCCATCTCGTCTGCTACCAAAAAAAAATCATCACTTGATGAAATGATTCAGCGGTCGTCTGGCCATACTGAAAAAGAAGTCTTTTTTTCCATTGCTGTGATTCTTTGTGCCTACCTTCCCATCTTTTTATTCGAACGGGTGGAAGGAAAATTATTCAAACCAATGGCATTTGGTTTGGCCTTTACATTAATTGGAGCCTTACTTTTTTCTTTAACCGTTTTACCTGTAATTTTTTCAAAATTTTTCCAAGACGAACACCGTCGCCAGACAAAAGAATTTTTCGTATTAACGCATGCTAGGTCGTATTTCATCCAATTCCTTCATTCATTTTTGGAACATTCCAAAAAAATAATCTCTCGGATTTATGTAATAGTCATTCTCCTATTATGTTTTGTGTTTTGGGGACTAGGGACGGAATTTTTACCAGAACTCGATGAGGGTGCCATCAACTTTCGATGTAAGTTACCAACAGGAATTCATTTGGACAGAACGGCTAACGTTGCCAATTTATTACGGGAAGTTGTAGGTGAATTTCCTGAAGCAAAAGTCGTCATCACCCAGTCAGGAAGAAACGATGATGGAACCGATCCTTTTGGACCCAACCGAATCGAAGGACTCATTACTTTAGAAGATTATTCGAAATGGAAAACCGTAAAATCCAAATCGGAAATGGTAGAACTTTTAAAAGAGAAATTTGAACGTATGGTGCCTGGTGCCAAATTTAGTTTTTCACAGCCCATCCTTGACAATGTGGCCGAAGCTGTGACTGGTTCTGCCGCTGATTTATCCATCCAACTCTCTGGCCGAGATGTTTCTGTCCTTTGGCAAAAGGCTACAGAAATTGAATCCGCTTTGGAAAAAATACATGGCGTTTCTGCGATTGGAATCGAACAAGAAGGACCTAATACAGAACTAGTGATTTCTATCGATAGAGAAGCCGCTGCCAGAGCCGGGATCAACTTTTCCGACATCCAAGACATTACGGAAATTGCAGTTGGTGGAAAAGAAATCAGTAAGTTATACTTAGACAATCATATATATAATATTACAGTTCGGTATCCGGAAGAGTATAGAACATCTGTTAACTCCATCGGAAACATCAATATAAAAAGTAAATACGAAAGCAAATATCCATTGTCTTCTGTTGCAAAGTTAGAACTCAAAGAAATGCCCGCAAAAATTGCGAGAAAAAACGGGACAAGAATGGTTTCTGTTGGGATCAATATCGAAGGGAGAGACCAAGGTGGGTTTGTTAACGAAGCAAAAAAAATAGTAGAGAACCAAATCAAACTGCCATCGGATGTGGAAATTCAATGGGGAGGTCAATTTGAAAACTTAACAAGAGCAAGCAAACGATTGATGTTAGCAGTTCCTCTTACTTTCGCCATCATCTTATTCATACTCTACTTAATGTTCCACAATATTTTTGATAGTTTACTGGTAATGTCTAGCATTCCAGTGGCCGCACTCGGTGGGTTATCTTTTTTATTTTTCCGTGGAATGCACTTCAACGTATCCTCTGGCGTAGGTCTCATTTCTCTTTTTGGTATTTCGATTATGGGAGGAGTTCTCTTTGTTTCCAATTTTAATCATGAAAAAGAAACCAAACCAGTCAAAGATAAAGAAACACTTAAGGCACTTCTATTACATGTATCTGAACTTCAATTTCGTCCCCGATTTTTAACCTTAACCACAGCGATCATTGGATTACTACCGGCCATGCTCACAAACGAAATTGGATCTGATATCCAAAGACCCATGGCCACTGTCATTGTGGGAGGACTATTATTTACTCTCATCATCGGGAATTTTACAATCCCTCTACTCTGTTACTTAAATGAACAAAGAAAACTCCGTAATGTTTAA
- a CDS encoding YndJ family transporter: MNENFLLLGILSFGYVIAPFFSNRFFLNQSKVYTRIHLVSITIMILAIYFRIPKLTFLWIIFCGYGFILFYKIHRNRFFQNYTYIKIFPLGFSLISAVWFFSGTNECSLLGYNSTWSYYAAIHSCFIGWLFLSGISFLFDKNKKSIIHPYIIITIVVLFLMIAFGIYGNPILKKIGVIGYSVLLPISIFESNLLFKNQNRTSKFLGWCSLFFLCLTFVLALCNEFYSGFPKYISGYPLMVFVHGMINAFLVIPCFLGSIWIRENKTVL, from the coding sequence ATGAATGAGAACTTTTTATTACTGGGAATTCTTAGTTTTGGATACGTTATCGCACCATTCTTTAGCAATCGATTCTTTTTAAACCAATCAAAAGTATACACTCGAATTCACTTAGTTTCTATTACTATTATGATTTTGGCAATCTACTTTAGGATTCCAAAGTTAACTTTCCTCTGGATCATTTTTTGTGGATACGGATTCATTTTATTTTATAAAATCCACAGAAACCGATTCTTCCAAAATTATACCTATATCAAAATTTTTCCTTTGGGTTTTAGTTTGATTTCTGCCGTTTGGTTTTTTTCTGGAACTAACGAATGCAGTTTACTTGGTTACAATTCAACCTGGAGTTATTATGCCGCCATCCATAGTTGTTTTATTGGTTGGTTATTTTTATCAGGAATTAGTTTCCTTTTTGATAAAAACAAAAAATCTATAATACATCCTTATATAATCATAACAATCGTTGTTTTATTTCTTATGATCGCCTTTGGTATCTACGGAAATCCAATTTTAAAAAAAATAGGAGTCATCGGATATTCGGTCCTATTACCTATTTCCATTTTTGAATCAAATTTATTATTTAAAAACCAAAATAGGACTTCAAAATTTCTTGGTTGGTGCAGTTTATTTTTCCTTTGTTTGACTTTTGTTTTGGCACTGTGTAATGAATTTTATAGTGGATTTCCCAAATATATATCTGGGTATCCTTTGATGGTGTTTGTTCATGGAATGATTAATGCTTTTCTAGTCATCCCTTGTTTTTTAGGATCCATTTGGATTCGTGAAAACAAAACCGTTTTGTAA
- a CDS encoding TolC family protein, with protein sequence MFKPKTNSKFKLYIFLILCGTICLPISSKEKTKKEFSFDQAIQFAIKNNKQVAIAKYEIEFSKADRITAGLRPNPFLNINADVLPFNPNSKQFDPNRNQYGVSLGFVYETENKRQERINVANKKLKMEELIFLESLRKTSIGTGSLFIATLAARERYLLAEENYKNLVNIVEINKIRFKKEDISKLELLRSEVAQDQYAVAKVSAQVDYLKLKNELIVVLGLNPGDIDIVLTGNLDSLKLFPLIDSEKLLKLATLGRPDYLALVNAEDVALANFKLQKANAVPNVNILFDSLVQQNQYMYGMSVNMELPVFSRNQGEIAKSQSARDQVALFREELYLNLAKEMAITEEELKVRFAALEQMREISLLKSQQAVKIVELAYKGGGSTLLEFLDTTRSYNETRLKYIDALVEYERALLNLKYIAGFDYEPNELNQ encoded by the coding sequence ATGTTTAAACCTAAAACCAATTCCAAGTTTAAGTTATACATTTTTTTAATTCTATGCGGAACCATATGTTTGCCAATTTCATCCAAAGAAAAAACTAAAAAAGAATTTAGTTTTGACCAAGCCATTCAATTTGCTATAAAAAATAACAAACAGGTGGCCATTGCCAAATATGAAATTGAATTTAGCAAGGCGGACAGGATTACTGCCGGCCTTCGTCCAAATCCATTTTTAAACATCAACGCGGATGTTTTACCTTTTAACCCAAACTCAAAACAATTTGATCCCAACAGAAACCAATATGGTGTTAGTTTGGGTTTTGTTTACGAAACAGAAAACAAACGACAAGAAAGGATCAACGTTGCCAATAAAAAACTAAAAATGGAAGAATTGATTTTTCTGGAATCACTCAGAAAAACTTCCATAGGAACAGGGAGTTTGTTCATCGCAACACTTGCCGCAAGAGAAAGATATTTACTAGCAGAAGAAAACTACAAAAACCTAGTCAATATCGTTGAAATTAACAAAATTCGTTTTAAAAAAGAAGATATATCCAAATTAGAACTTTTACGTTCCGAAGTTGCACAAGATCAATATGCCGTGGCAAAAGTATCTGCCCAAGTTGATTACTTAAAACTAAAAAATGAACTCATTGTAGTTTTGGGCTTAAATCCAGGTGATATCGACATTGTTCTTACAGGAAATTTAGACTCTCTTAAATTATTTCCACTGATTGATTCAGAAAAGTTACTCAAACTTGCAACGTTAGGAAGACCCGACTATTTAGCATTAGTCAATGCAGAGGATGTTGCTTTGGCCAATTTTAAACTACAAAAAGCAAATGCAGTTCCCAATGTTAATATTCTATTCGACTCACTTGTCCAACAAAACCAATATATGTACGGAATGTCCGTCAATATGGAACTACCCGTATTTTCTAGAAACCAAGGAGAGATAGCCAAAAGCCAATCGGCAAGAGACCAAGTTGCCCTCTTTCGAGAAGAGTTGTATTTGAATTTAGCAAAAGAAATGGCGATCACCGAAGAAGAATTAAAAGTTAGATTTGCAGCTTTAGAACAAATGCGTGAGATTTCTTTATTAAAGTCACAACAAGCGGTTAAAATTGTTGAGTTAGCCTATAAAGGTGGAGGCTCCACCTTACTCGAATTTTTAGATACGACTAGATCCTATAATGAAACAAGGCTCAAATACATTGATGCCTTAGTAGAATATGAAAGGGCATTGTTGAATTTAAAATACATTGCAGGTTTTGATTATGAACCCAATGAATTGAATCAGTAA
- a CDS encoding ClpP family protease: protein MEATQVYSNGQIENVYLEQRKVFLWGEVNDNSARYLIDRFLYLETLDPTRPINLYIHSPGGSTYAGLAILDVMKSLHNPVYTTCLGMAMSFGAVLLLSGAKGNRFAYPHSKVLIHQPHVMGEFKGPAEDIRIFAESVKREKDLLNEIMAKATGQPLEKLMEDTERDTWFSATEALEYGIIDKIIGF, encoded by the coding sequence TTGGAAGCAACACAAGTTTATTCGAATGGGCAAATTGAAAATGTATATTTGGAACAACGAAAAGTTTTTCTTTGGGGAGAAGTAAACGACAACTCGGCGAGATATCTGATCGATCGATTTTTATATCTAGAAACTTTGGATCCAACAAGACCTATAAACTTATACATTCATTCCCCTGGCGGATCAACATACGCAGGTTTGGCGATACTAGATGTAATGAAGAGTCTCCATAATCCAGTTTATACCACTTGTTTGGGAATGGCAATGTCGTTTGGAGCGGTTTTACTTCTTTCGGGTGCGAAGGGAAATCGTTTTGCCTACCCTCATAGTAAAGTGCTAATCCACCAACCGCATGTTATGGGAGAGTTCAAGGGTCCAGCAGAAGACATCCGCATTTTTGCTGAATCGGTAAAGAGGGAAAAGGATTTGTTAAATGAAATTATGGCAAAGGCAACAGGACAACCTTTAGAGAAACTTATGGAAGATACAGAAAGAGATACTTGGTTTTCGGCAACGGAAGCTTTAGAATACGGGATCATTGATAAGATCATAGGTTTTTGA
- a CDS encoding SGNH/GDSL hydrolase family protein: MDKILSPISAILGKSITQLEAAEYVGNLNPDRTLIVTLWIGGNDVLGAVTASNGSAMTTTSINTFLNDTSAEHDLTSVKSNLNATLNRLKVLPKAEIFIATLPDISGIGFLLTQSDLEKIAHTTDNLNITSFGSCQALGFGSLIGTSTANSLLNQLDGNNTTLNAVIGGIAGNDGTCLTQAEGNLVTTRVNEINTYIRLLAESNLNVHLVDIDAMFKRVLNREVTVGGKVLGKTIGLGGVFSFDGVHPSHTGHGLIANVFIEEMNRTLGLNLALVDLAIIQASDPYRDDDNDGFARGPNTAVSPINPSLNLHFPDCDDSNANKFARIEHGGGGATPGTCP, translated from the coding sequence ATTGATAAAATACTTTCTCCTATTTCGGCAATTTTAGGAAAATCGATCACTCAATTAGAAGCGGCAGAATATGTAGGAAATCTTAATCCCGATAGGACATTAATTGTAACTCTTTGGATTGGAGGAAATGATGTATTAGGTGCGGTGACTGCCTCTAATGGTTCTGCAATGACAACAACGTCGATCAATACTTTTTTGAATGATACGAGTGCAGAACATGATTTAACCTCTGTAAAATCAAATTTGAATGCAACACTGAATCGTTTGAAGGTTTTGCCAAAGGCTGAGATTTTTATAGCGACTCTACCTGATATTTCCGGAATTGGATTTCTTCTCACCCAATCAGATTTAGAAAAAATCGCGCATACGACGGATAATTTAAATATTACTAGTTTTGGATCTTGTCAAGCCCTCGGTTTTGGCTCACTGATTGGAACCAGTACTGCCAATAGTCTATTGAACCAATTGGATGGAAATAATACTACGTTAAATGCTGTTATAGGAGGGATCGCAGGAAACGATGGAACCTGTCTTACCCAAGCGGAAGGAAATTTAGTTACTACTAGAGTGAATGAGATCAACACATATATACGATTGTTAGCTGAATCAAATTTGAATGTCCACCTTGTGGATATTGATGCAATGTTCAAACGTGTATTGAATCGCGAGGTGACAGTGGGCGGAAAAGTTTTGGGAAAAACCATTGGGTTAGGAGGGGTATTTAGTTTTGATGGAGTTCATCCTTCCCATACGGGTCACGGACTCATTGCGAATGTTTTTATTGAGGAAATGAACCGAACCTTAGGTTTGAACTTAGCTCTTGTTGATCTGGCAATAATCCAGGCCTCAGATCCCTATCGAGATGATGATAACGATGGATTTGCTCGAGGTCCCAACACGGCTGTGAGTCCCATCAATCCTTCCTTGAATCTACATTTTCCTGACTGTGATGATTCCAATGCAAATAAGTTTGCGAGAATTGAACATGGAGGAGGGGGTGCCACTCCTGGAACTTGCCCTTAA